Proteins co-encoded in one Terriglobales bacterium genomic window:
- a CDS encoding S8 family peptidase: MKKLIAVFLILLSALAVADDSKLAPELRGLPPDAKTRVIVQYNQPVTVSSGGLLGGLVGGVLNLVGNLLQVLPLVNGVVADLTGGSIVSLSNQPDVVYISPDRPLVTLLSNAAPAINAPYAWSAGYTGTGVGVAVVDSGISNVPDLRSTGLLFSTSDVVYNQNFVPTSTTSADQYGHGTHIAGLISGNGTSSTGSSYYRTFKGIAPNSKLINFRVLDANGNGTDSQVIAAIGQAIALKSQYNIRVLNLSLGRPIIESYRLDPLCRAVEAAWKSGIVVVVAAGNQGRDNSAGNNGYGTISSPGNDPYVITVGAMKPMGTPQRTDDLIASYSSKGPTAIDHIVKPDVVAPGNLLVSLGIPGTLSSEYPVNWVPLSYYVRNGSSAPSNTYFTLNGTSMAAGVVSGAVADLLQARPYLTPDQVKARLMKTAYKRFPQSSSVTDPINGVTYTSYYDIFTVGAGYVDLAAALSNNDVATGTAMSPTASYDSSSGNVYLVKDDSAVWGTSAVWGTSAVWGTSEFVNSDSAVWGTNAISGASAVWGTNTDSGLSAVWGTSAVWGTSAVWGTSAVWGTSAVWGTSTTGVGEN, translated from the coding sequence ATGAAAAAGCTAATAGCCGTTTTCCTGATACTGTTGTCGGCGCTTGCAGTTGCCGATGACTCCAAGCTGGCACCGGAACTGAGAGGTCTTCCGCCGGATGCCAAAACGCGGGTGATCGTCCAGTACAACCAGCCGGTCACGGTGAGCTCAGGGGGGCTGCTCGGAGGACTGGTCGGCGGAGTGCTGAACCTGGTTGGGAACCTGCTCCAGGTGCTTCCTTTGGTAAACGGTGTAGTTGCCGACCTGACGGGCGGCAGTATCGTTTCACTCTCGAACCAGCCCGACGTGGTGTATATCAGTCCGGACCGTCCTCTCGTCACCTTGCTGAGCAATGCAGCCCCGGCGATCAATGCGCCGTACGCGTGGAGCGCGGGTTACACGGGGACTGGAGTTGGGGTTGCGGTGGTGGATAGCGGGATCAGCAATGTTCCCGACTTGCGGAGCACGGGACTTCTTTTTAGCACCTCTGACGTCGTCTACAACCAGAACTTCGTTCCGACAAGCACAACCAGCGCTGACCAGTATGGTCACGGAACCCATATTGCCGGACTGATCAGCGGGAATGGCACCAGTTCGACCGGCTCGAGTTACTACCGGACATTTAAGGGTATCGCACCCAATTCCAAGCTGATCAATTTCCGCGTGCTGGATGCGAATGGCAACGGCACTGATAGTCAGGTAATTGCTGCCATCGGCCAAGCCATCGCGCTCAAGTCGCAGTACAACATCCGCGTGCTCAACCTGTCCCTGGGCCGCCCTATCATTGAGAGCTACCGCCTGGATCCGCTTTGCCGCGCCGTAGAGGCGGCTTGGAAATCAGGAATTGTGGTGGTGGTGGCGGCGGGCAATCAGGGACGTGACAACTCTGCCGGCAACAACGGCTACGGCACAATTTCTTCTCCGGGGAATGACCCGTACGTAATCACCGTGGGCGCGATGAAGCCCATGGGGACGCCGCAGCGCACCGACGATCTTATTGCCAGCTACAGCTCCAAAGGGCCCACGGCGATTGATCACATCGTTAAACCTGATGTGGTTGCGCCGGGCAATCTGCTGGTGTCTCTTGGTATCCCCGGTACATTGAGTTCTGAGTATCCGGTCAACTGGGTTCCGCTGAGCTACTACGTTCGCAACGGCAGCTCGGCACCTTCGAATACTTACTTCACCCTGAATGGCACCAGCATGGCCGCCGGCGTAGTGAGCGGAGCAGTGGCGGACTTGCTACAGGCGCGTCCTTATCTAACACCAGACCAGGTCAAGGCCCGCCTGATGAAGACGGCCTATAAGCGCTTTCCACAATCGAGCAGCGTCACCGATCCCATCAATGGCGTGACCTATACGTCCTACTACGACATCTTCACGGTGGGGGCGGGATATGTGGATCTCGCGGCCGCGCTTTCTAACAATGATGTAGCCACCGGAACGGCCATGTCTCCGACCGCGAGCTATGACTCCAGCTCGGGCAACGTATATCTGGTGAAAGATGATTCAGCGGTGTGGGGGACCAGCGCCGTGTGGGGCACCAGCGCAGTCTGGGGCACATCGGAGTTCGTAAATTCCGATTCGGCGGTTTGGGGCACGAACGCCATTTCCGGCGCCTCAGCGGTCTGGGGGACGAACACGGACTCGGGACTTAGCGCCGTGTGGGGTACCAGCGCGGTCTGGGGAACGAGCGCGGTCTGGGGTACCAGCGCGGTCTGGGGTACCAGCGCGGTCTGGGGTACGAGCACCACAGGTGTGGGCGAGAACTGA